In a single window of the Mucilaginibacter defluvii genome:
- the serC gene encoding 3-phosphoserine/phosphohydroxythreonine transaminase, translating to MKHNFGAGPGILPQEVFKQAAQAVIDFNGTGLSILEISHRSKEFEAVLDEAVRLVKELFSVPEGYSVLFLQGGASTQFAMVPYNLLPDGSKAAYLESGVWANKALKEAKYFGEVSIVASSKESNFTFIPKDFEIPADAAYFHITSNNTIYGTQLQNFFSSPVPVVCDMSSDIFSRKINVADFGLIYAGAQKNMGPAGVTLVIVKDEILGKTGRAIPAMLNYQTQIEGGSMYNTPPVFAIYVSMLTLNWVKAKGGVDAIEQENQAKSKALYAEIDRNPLFKGVAATEDRSHMNVCFVAENPEHEKPFLKLCDEKGIVGIKGHRSVGGFRASIYNALPITSVHVLIEAMQEFAEKNK from the coding sequence ATGAAACATAATTTTGGTGCCGGGCCGGGCATATTACCCCAGGAGGTTTTCAAGCAGGCCGCTCAGGCTGTTATTGATTTTAATGGTACAGGTTTATCAATCCTGGAAATCTCGCACAGGTCAAAAGAGTTTGAAGCTGTTTTGGACGAAGCTGTACGTTTGGTTAAAGAGTTATTCAGCGTTCCCGAAGGTTACTCGGTATTGTTTTTACAGGGCGGTGCAAGCACACAGTTTGCAATGGTGCCTTACAACTTGTTGCCTGACGGAAGTAAAGCCGCATACCTTGAATCAGGCGTGTGGGCTAACAAGGCTTTAAAAGAGGCTAAATACTTTGGAGAAGTATCAATAGTGGCTTCATCTAAAGAGAGTAATTTTACTTTTATCCCTAAGGATTTTGAAATACCTGCTGATGCAGCTTATTTTCATATAACATCAAACAATACCATTTACGGTACGCAGTTGCAAAACTTTTTCTCGTCGCCGGTGCCTGTTGTTTGCGATATGTCGTCAGATATATTCAGCCGCAAGATAAATGTTGCCGATTTCGGTTTGATCTACGCTGGTGCGCAGAAAAATATGGGCCCTGCAGGCGTTACTTTGGTTATTGTTAAGGACGAAATTTTAGGTAAAACTGGTCGTGCTATACCGGCCATGCTCAACTATCAAACGCAAATTGAAGGCGGCTCAATGTACAATACTCCGCCGGTATTCGCCATTTACGTATCCATGCTTACCCTTAACTGGGTTAAGGCAAAGGGTGGTGTTGACGCTATAGAACAGGAAAACCAGGCTAAATCAAAAGCATTATATGCCGAGATTGATCGTAACCCGTTATTTAAAGGTGTGGCCGCTACCGAAGACCGCTCGCACATGAACGTTTGCTTTGTAGCCGAAAATCCGGAGCACGAAAAACCTTTCCTTAAACTGTGCGATGAAAAAGGCATAGTAGGAATAAAAGGACACAGGAGTGTAGGTGGTTTCAGGGCATCAATTTACAATGCGCTGCCAATAACCAGCGTACATGTGCTTATTGAAGCCATGCAGGAGTTTGCCGAAAAAAATAAATAA
- a CDS encoding SAM-dependent chlorinase/fluorinase: protein MAIITLTTDLGDKDIYLAALKGSILKLLPDVNIVDITNSVSTFNIQQAAFILKNSYHYFPDNTVHLIGIDTVYNSFTKYLAIYYKNHFFVGADNGIFSLMFDDEPEEVYEINIMQDLKFLHFPLADIFVKAACHLANGGRIDEIGLRISGIEKKMNLQPVVERNLIKGAVIYIDSFQNVITNITKEFFNTIQQGRRFTLYFKRNETINHLSWHYNEVPEGEKLCLFGISDHLEIAINKGNASGLLGLNLGDSVIIEFE from the coding sequence ATGGCAATAATAACTTTAACTACCGACCTTGGCGATAAGGATATATACCTTGCAGCACTCAAGGGCAGTATTTTAAAATTGTTGCCTGATGTAAATATTGTTGATATTACCAACAGCGTATCAACCTTTAACATACAGCAAGCTGCCTTTATTTTAAAGAACAGTTACCACTACTTTCCGGACAATACGGTACACCTGATAGGTATTGATACGGTGTACAATTCCTTTACTAAATACTTGGCTATCTATTATAAAAACCATTTTTTTGTCGGTGCCGATAACGGTATATTCTCCCTAATGTTTGATGATGAACCTGAAGAGGTTTACGAGATCAACATTATGCAGGACCTAAAATTTTTGCACTTCCCGCTGGCTGATATTTTTGTTAAGGCAGCCTGTCATTTGGCCAACGGCGGCAGGATTGACGAAATTGGCTTGCGCATCAGCGGTATTGAGAAAAAAATGAACCTGCAACCGGTAGTAGAGCGCAACCTGATTAAAGGCGCGGTAATATATATCGACTCCTTCCAAAACGTGATTACCAATATTACCAAAGAATTTTTCAATACCATACAGCAGGGCCGCAGGTTTACGTTATATTTTAAACGTAATGAAACTATTAACCACCTGAGCTGGCATTACAACGAGGTACCCGAAGGTGAAAAGCTTTGCCTGTTTGGCATCAGCGATCATTTAGAGATCGCCATAAACAAAGGTAACGCCAGCGGTTTGTTAGGCCTTAACCTGGGCGACAGCGTGATTATTGAGTTTGAATAA
- the rplU gene encoding 50S ribosomal protein L21, with amino-acid sequence MYAIVSIAGQQFKVAKDQQLFVHRLQGDEGASIEFDTVLLAENEGKFKLGTDLKGAKVSAKILSHVKGDKVIIFKKKRRKGYKKKNGHRQQFTKIEITGIAL; translated from the coding sequence ATGTACGCAATAGTAAGTATAGCCGGACAGCAATTTAAAGTTGCAAAAGACCAGCAGCTCTTTGTACACCGCTTACAGGGAGATGAAGGCGCTAGTATTGAATTTGACACAGTATTGTTAGCAGAAAACGAAGGTAAATTCAAATTAGGTACTGATTTGAAAGGCGCTAAAGTATCAGCTAAGATCTTGTCGCACGTTAAAGGTGATAAAGTGATCATCTTCAAAAAGAAAAGAAGAAAAGGTTACAAAAAGAAAAACGGTCACCGTCAGCAATTTACCAAAATCGAGATCACAGGTATCGCTCTGTAA
- a CDS encoding PhoH family protein: MNELKLSIENINPAVLWGPNNDHFEIIKKQYPKLKIVARGSEVKVLGDEHELSVFNEKFGVLLQHVEKYDNLNITDIERILGSKVTHTPAADSPADKSTTGEVIVFGHNGIMVKARTANQRRMVDSIIKNDVLFAIGPAGTGKTYTAVALAVRALKNKEIKRIILTRPAVEAGENLGFLPGDLKEKIDPYLRPLYDALDDMIPPEKLKTYLENRTIEIAPLAFMRGRTLDNCFVILDEAQNATDMQLKMFLTRMGPTAKFIVTGDVTQIDLPKKQQSGLHTALRILTDIKGIDIIYLSGEDVVRHKLVKRILEAYGDIQ, from the coding sequence TTGAACGAGCTAAAACTATCTATCGAAAACATCAATCCTGCGGTGCTTTGGGGGCCTAATAACGATCATTTTGAGATCATTAAAAAGCAATACCCGAAGTTAAAAATAGTTGCACGGGGCAGTGAGGTAAAGGTATTGGGCGATGAGCATGAACTGTCGGTTTTTAATGAGAAATTCGGGGTTTTGCTTCAGCATGTTGAGAAGTACGACAACTTAAATATAACGGATATAGAGCGCATACTGGGCTCAAAAGTAACGCATACACCAGCGGCTGATAGTCCTGCAGATAAATCTACTACCGGCGAGGTGATTGTTTTTGGCCATAACGGCATTATGGTAAAGGCCCGCACAGCCAACCAGCGCCGTATGGTTGATAGCATCATTAAAAACGATGTGTTGTTTGCCATAGGGCCCGCAGGTACCGGTAAAACCTATACAGCGGTTGCTTTAGCTGTACGGGCGTTAAAGAATAAAGAAATAAAAAGGATCATATTAACCCGGCCGGCAGTTGAGGCAGGGGAGAACCTGGGCTTTCTGCCGGGAGACTTGAAGGAAAAAATTGACCCTTACCTGCGCCCATTGTATGATGCGCTGGATGACATGATTCCACCTGAAAAGCTAAAAACTTACCTGGAGAACCGTACTATCGAGATTGCTCCTTTGGCGTTTATGCGCGGCCGTACGCTCGATAATTGTTTTGTGATATTGGATGAGGCGCAGAACGCTACCGATATGCAGTTGAAGATGTTCTTAACGCGCATGGGGCCAACCGCAAAGTTTATTGTAACCGGCGACGTAACACAGATTGACCTGCCTAAAAAACAACAATCCGGTTTGCATACTGCCTTAAGAATTCTGACGGACATCAAAGGTATCGATATCATATACCTGAGCGGTGAGGACGTGGTGCGCCACAAACTGGTAAAACGCATACTGGAAGCTTACGGGGATATACAGTAA
- a CDS encoding D-2-hydroxyacid dehydrogenase: MKILANDGIDPVGKQMLEEAGFTVDTTNIPQEELPARLNEYDAITVRSATKVRKALIDACPNIKLIGRGGVGVDNIDVDYAKEKGVAVYNTPASSSLSVAELVFAHLYGGVRFLYDSNRKMPVEGTNNFNGLKKAYAKGVELRGKTLGILGFGRIGREVAKIAIGVGMEVLAYDLFPFNPELEIVLGGGTKVNVPVKSASVEEVLKQSDFITLHTPFVDKALIGEAELETLKKGVGLINCSRGGLIDETALIAALDSGKVSFAALDVFDNEPTPRPEILSHPKITLTPHIGAATNEAQERIGVELASLIIDHFKK; this comes from the coding sequence ATGAAGATATTAGCTAACGACGGTATCGATCCGGTAGGTAAGCAAATGCTTGAAGAAGCCGGCTTTACCGTTGATACCACCAATATACCGCAGGAAGAATTGCCTGCACGTTTGAACGAATACGACGCCATTACCGTGCGCAGCGCTACAAAAGTACGTAAAGCGCTTATTGATGCCTGTCCTAACATTAAACTGATAGGCCGCGGTGGCGTTGGCGTTGACAACATTGATGTTGACTATGCCAAAGAAAAAGGTGTAGCCGTTTATAATACGCCCGCATCGTCATCATTATCTGTAGCGGAATTGGTGTTCGCACACCTGTATGGTGGCGTACGTTTTTTGTATGATAGCAACCGTAAAATGCCGGTTGAAGGCACTAACAACTTTAACGGACTAAAAAAAGCTTATGCTAAAGGTGTGGAATTGCGTGGCAAAACGTTAGGTATCCTGGGCTTTGGCCGTATCGGTCGTGAAGTGGCCAAAATTGCTATTGGTGTAGGTATGGAAGTTTTAGCTTACGATTTATTCCCATTCAACCCTGAACTGGAGATTGTTTTAGGCGGTGGTACTAAAGTAAATGTTCCGGTAAAGTCTGCTTCAGTTGAAGAAGTGCTTAAACAGTCGGACTTTATCACATTACATACACCTTTTGTTGACAAGGCTTTAATTGGCGAAGCTGAACTGGAAACGCTTAAAAAAGGTGTCGGCCTGATTAACTGCTCCCGTGGCGGCCTGATCGACGAAACCGCTTTAATAGCGGCGCTAGACAGTGGTAAAGTTTCATTCGCGGCATTGGATGTATTCGACAATGAACCAACTCCTCGTCCGGAAATTCTTTCTCACCCTAAAATTACGTTAACTCCGCACATTGGCGCGGCAACTAATGAAGCGCAGGAGCGGATAGGTGTAGAGCTGGCCAGCCTGATCATCGATCATTTCAAGAAGTAA
- the rpmA gene encoding 50S ribosomal protein L27 — MAHKKGAGSSKNGRESHSKRLGIKIFGGQPAIAGNIIVRQRGTPHNPGQNVGIGKDHTLFALVDGQVVFKKKADNRSYVSVIPFETEAVAEVAAPAPKAKAASKAKTAKVEEAPVAPATEGTEDAAIAE; from the coding sequence ATGGCACACAAAAAAGGGGCCGGTAGTTCCAAAAACGGTCGTGAATCGCATAGCAAACGCTTAGGTATCAAAATATTCGGTGGTCAGCCTGCAATTGCTGGTAACATCATCGTTCGTCAGCGTGGTACCCCGCACAACCCAGGTCAAAACGTAGGTATCGGTAAAGATCATACTTTATTCGCACTTGTTGATGGTCAGGTAGTTTTCAAAAAGAAAGCTGATAACCGTTCATACGTATCAGTAATTCCTTTTGAAACTGAAGCCGTAGCTGAAGTAGCTGCACCGGCTCCAAAAGCGAAAGCTGCAAGCAAAGCAAAAACCGCTAAAGTTGAAGAAGCTCCTGTAGCTCCGGCAACTGAAGGTACTGAAGATGCTGCTATAGCTGAGTAA
- a CDS encoding MBL fold metallo-hydrolase: MKLTIHGAARQVTGSMHLLEVNNYKILVDCGLDYERDRQLHTNEDFPFNPADIDVVILTHAHIDHSGNLPTLVRLGYEGQILSTAPTADLTELLLLDSVSIFMNKAHKGRKHSRNRGKHSNAQQPLYLQKHVMDTMERFVTIGFNKPFRLTGDVELTFIPAGHLLGAAAAVLKINDNGEEKTIAFTGDIGRKNYPVLNDPEPLPPADYLVSEATYGGRYHTKGKTVEAALVETIEKACIKEQGRLIIPAFSIGRTQSLVFALNKIFSSGLLPPVKVFVDSPMATMATRVFRKYHYLVNDEAQEFYNKQGDEFEFDNLTYVETLKDSRQVSNYFEPCIIISSAGMLEGGRIQDHLFYNIQNYYCTILFIGYCAKGTLGHRLLRGDSIVHIKDRDLAVYATVKQTDVLSAHGDHDDLMANVLSQAKGKLKKVFLVHGETSSMDALAVAIEEAGYQAIVPEKGVAYLL, from the coding sequence ATGAAATTAACTATACATGGCGCAGCCCGCCAGGTTACCGGGAGCATGCATTTACTCGAGGTAAACAATTATAAAATACTGGTTGACTGTGGTTTGGACTATGAGCGCGATAGACAGCTGCACACCAACGAAGATTTCCCTTTTAACCCCGCGGATATTGACGTAGTGATACTTACCCATGCGCATATTGATCACTCGGGCAACCTGCCCACACTTGTACGACTGGGTTATGAAGGACAGATATTAAGCACCGCCCCCACTGCTGACCTGACTGAATTACTGCTGCTTGATTCGGTTAGCATATTTATGAATAAAGCCCACAAAGGGCGTAAGCACAGCCGAAACCGTGGCAAACACAGTAACGCACAGCAGCCCTTATATCTGCAAAAGCATGTAATGGATACCATGGAACGTTTTGTTACTATTGGCTTTAATAAACCGTTCAGGCTTACGGGCGATGTGGAGCTTACTTTTATACCCGCCGGTCATTTGCTTGGTGCTGCAGCAGCGGTATTAAAAATAAACGACAATGGCGAAGAAAAAACCATCGCTTTTACCGGTGACATAGGACGAAAAAACTACCCGGTATTAAACGACCCCGAACCTTTACCGCCGGCAGATTACCTGGTAAGTGAGGCTACTTATGGCGGCCGCTATCATACCAAAGGCAAAACCGTTGAGGCTGCTTTGGTAGAAACTATTGAGAAAGCTTGTATAAAAGAGCAGGGCCGACTGATCATTCCGGCGTTCAGCATCGGGCGTACACAATCGTTAGTTTTTGCGCTTAACAAAATATTCAGCAGTGGGTTACTGCCGCCGGTTAAAGTATTTGTTGATAGCCCCATGGCTACCATGGCTACCCGGGTGTTTCGCAAATATCATTATCTTGTTAATGATGAAGCGCAGGAATTTTACAATAAGCAGGGCGATGAATTTGAGTTTGATAATCTAACGTATGTAGAAACTTTGAAGGATAGCCGGCAGGTGTCTAATTACTTTGAGCCCTGCATCATTATATCTTCCGCCGGTATGCTGGAAGGCGGCCGCATTCAGGATCACCTGTTTTATAACATTCAAAATTATTACTGCACCATTCTGTTCATCGGCTATTGCGCTAAAGGCACATTAGGCCACCGCCTGCTGCGGGGTGATTCTATTGTACATATTAAAGACCGCGATTTAGCTGTTTACGCCACTGTCAAGCAAACCGATGTATTAAGCGCACACGGAGATCATGATGACCTGATGGCTAATGTACTATCTCAGGCTAAGGGTAAGCTCAAAAAGGTATTTCTGGTTCACGGTGAAACTTCGAGTATGGATGCTTTAGCTGTTGCTATTGAGGAAGCCGGTTACCAAGCTATAGTGCCTGAAAAGGGTGTGGCTTATTTATTATAA
- the rpsO gene encoding 30S ribosomal protein S15: MYLSKEAKQEIFAKHGKGAADTGSAEGQVALFTTRIAHLTGHLKKNKKDFATQLSLQKLVGKRRALLAYLYNKDIERYRAIIKALQLRDIIK, from the coding sequence ATGTATTTAAGTAAAGAAGCGAAACAAGAGATTTTCGCAAAACATGGTAAGGGTGCTGCCGATACAGGTTCAGCAGAAGGTCAGGTAGCGTTGTTCACAACACGTATTGCGCACTTAACCGGTCACCTGAAAAAAAACAAAAAGGATTTTGCAACGCAATTATCATTGCAAAAGCTTGTAGGTAAACGCCGTGCCTTATTGGCTTACCTATACAACAAAGATATTGAAAGATACCGTGCTATCATCAAAGCTTTACAGCTAAGGGATATTATCAAGTAA
- the pnp gene encoding polyribonucleotide nucleotidyltransferase — protein sequence MSYNAIKKTFDLGDGRIVEIETGKLAKQADGSVVVKQGDTMLLATVVSSPEAKEGVDFLPLSVDYQEKYASTGRIPGGFLRREARLSDYEVLISRLVDRALRPLFPEDYHADTQVMISLISADKNIMPDCLAGLAASAALAVSDIPFNGPISEVRVAKIDGQLVINPTLSDLERATLEFIVAGSEFDINMVEGESKEIQEEELVEAIKFAHEAIKVQVQVQKELAAAVGKTEKRIYSHEHSNEELKKQVYAATYDKVYEVAKSGAGKHERHLKLREIRDIFIATLGIEIDAVTESLIKKYFHDVEYDAVRNLILDEDLRLDGRNSKQIRPIWSEVGYLPAAHGSAVFTRGETQALTTVTLGAKDDEQMIDGAFINGYQKFILHYNFPGFSTGEVRPNRGAGRREIGHGNLAMRSLKQVLPVADENPYTIRVVSDILESNGSSSMATVCAGTLALMDAGIKIQAPVSGIAMGLITNPEGTKYAVLSDILGDEDHLGDMDFKVTGTENGIVACQMDLKINGLSYEVLAKALHQAKEGRLQILNEMKKTIAAPREDYKPHAPRIITIKIDKEFIGAVIGPGGKIIQEMQRETGATISIEEVNNQGIVQIFADNKASIDQAVTRIRNIAAKPEVGEIYEGKVKSIMPFGAFVEIMPGKDGLLHISEIDHKRFETMDGIFQVGDEVRVKLLDVDKQGKLKLSRKALLPKPEKPAQESK from the coding sequence ATGAGTTATAATGCAATTAAAAAAACTTTCGATTTAGGTGACGGCCGCATCGTTGAGATCGAAACAGGAAAACTGGCTAAACAAGCCGATGGCTCTGTGGTAGTAAAACAAGGCGACACCATGTTGCTTGCTACCGTAGTATCATCTCCTGAAGCAAAAGAAGGTGTTGACTTTTTACCGCTTTCGGTTGACTATCAGGAAAAATACGCATCAACTGGCCGTATACCGGGCGGTTTTTTACGCCGTGAGGCACGTTTGTCAGATTACGAGGTTTTGATCTCTCGTTTGGTTGACCGCGCTTTACGTCCGCTTTTTCCGGAGGATTACCATGCCGATACACAGGTAATGATCTCTTTGATTTCGGCAGATAAAAATATTATGCCCGATTGCCTTGCCGGTTTGGCGGCATCAGCGGCATTAGCTGTTTCTGATATTCCGTTCAACGGCCCGATATCAGAGGTTCGTGTAGCTAAAATTGATGGCCAGCTGGTTATAAACCCAACCCTGAGCGATCTGGAACGCGCAACTTTAGAGTTCATCGTAGCCGGATCGGAGTTCGACATCAACATGGTTGAGGGCGAATCAAAAGAGATTCAGGAAGAAGAACTTGTTGAAGCTATTAAGTTCGCTCACGAGGCTATCAAAGTACAGGTTCAGGTTCAGAAAGAGCTTGCTGCCGCGGTTGGTAAAACTGAAAAGCGTATCTACAGCCACGAACACAGCAACGAAGAGCTGAAGAAACAAGTTTACGCCGCTACTTATGATAAAGTTTACGAAGTAGCCAAATCAGGTGCAGGCAAACATGAGCGCCATTTAAAACTGCGCGAGATACGCGATATTTTCATCGCTACTTTAGGTATCGAGATTGACGCGGTTACTGAGAGCCTGATCAAAAAATATTTCCACGATGTAGAGTATGATGCCGTACGTAACCTGATTCTGGATGAGGATCTGCGTTTAGATGGCCGTAACTCAAAACAAATACGCCCGATCTGGAGCGAAGTAGGCTACCTGCCGGCAGCCCACGGTTCAGCGGTATTTACCCGTGGCGAAACCCAGGCGTTAACCACAGTTACCCTGGGTGCTAAGGATGATGAGCAGATGATTGACGGCGCTTTCATCAACGGTTACCAAAAATTCATTTTGCACTATAATTTCCCGGGTTTCTCAACCGGCGAAGTTCGCCCGAACAGGGGAGCCGGCCGTCGTGAGATCGGTCATGGTAACTTGGCAATGCGTTCATTAAAACAAGTATTGCCTGTTGCCGATGAAAATCCTTACACTATCCGTGTAGTATCTGATATCCTGGAGTCAAACGGTTCATCATCAATGGCTACGGTGTGCGCAGGTACTTTGGCATTAATGGATGCCGGTATTAAAATTCAGGCTCCGGTATCCGGTATTGCCATGGGCTTGATCACCAACCCTGAGGGTACTAAATATGCTGTATTATCTGATATCCTTGGCGACGAGGATCACCTGGGTGATATGGACTTTAAGGTAACCGGTACTGAAAATGGTATTGTTGCCTGCCAAATGGACCTGAAGATCAACGGTCTTTCATACGAAGTATTGGCTAAGGCTCTACATCAGGCTAAAGAAGGCCGTTTACAGATCCTGAACGAGATGAAGAAGACCATCGCTGCACCTCGTGAAGATTACAAACCACACGCTCCGCGTATTATCACCATAAAAATCGATAAAGAATTTATTGGTGCGGTTATCGGCCCGGGTGGTAAAATTATTCAGGAAATGCAACGCGAAACCGGTGCAACCATCTCTATCGAAGAAGTTAACAACCAAGGTATCGTACAAATATTTGCTGATAATAAAGCATCTATTGACCAGGCAGTTACCCGTATACGTAATATTGCCGCTAAACCAGAGGTTGGCGAAATTTACGAGGGTAAAGTTAAATCGATCATGCCGTTTGGTGCATTTGTTGAAATAATGCCGGGTAAAGATGGTTTGCTGCACATTTCGGAGATTGACCACAAGCGTTTTGAAACCATGGACGGCATTTTCCAGGTTGGAGATGAAGTGCGTGTTAAACTGCTCGACGTTGATAAACAAGGAAAATTGAAATTATCAAGAAAAGCCCTGTTGCCAAAACCTGAGAAACCTGCGCAGGAAAGCAAATAA
- a CDS encoding phosphoribosylaminoimidazolesuccinocarboxamide synthase → MDAIKETHFNFDGQTAFYKGKVRDVYTIKDKYLAMVVTDRISAFDVVLPEPIPFKGQVLNQIAAKFLKATEDIVHNWVISVPDPSVTIGRICEPFKVEMVIRGYLAGHAWREYSAGRKEVCGVALPEGLKENDKLPQPIITPTTKASVGHDEDISKEQILARGIVSPEDYEKLEAYTQALYARGTEIAAEQGLILVDTKYEFGKADGVIYLIDEIHTPDSSRYFYSEGYEERQKNNEPQKQLSKEFVRKWLIENGFQGKDGQTVPEMTEEKIRSISDRYIELYEKITGEPFVRSASDDILKRVEANVKQALTAL, encoded by the coding sequence ATGGACGCAATAAAAGAAACTCATTTTAATTTTGACGGACAAACTGCTTTTTACAAGGGCAAGGTGCGCGATGTGTATACTATAAAAGATAAATACCTGGCCATGGTGGTTACCGACCGCATATCCGCTTTTGATGTGGTGTTGCCGGAGCCAATTCCGTTTAAAGGGCAGGTGCTTAACCAAATAGCCGCTAAATTTTTAAAAGCCACCGAAGATATTGTACATAACTGGGTAATCAGCGTACCTGATCCAAGCGTTACCATAGGTCGTATATGTGAGCCGTTCAAAGTTGAAATGGTAATACGTGGCTATCTGGCTGGCCATGCCTGGCGCGAGTACAGTGCCGGCCGTAAAGAGGTTTGCGGTGTAGCGCTGCCAGAAGGTTTAAAAGAAAATGATAAACTGCCTCAACCTATAATTACCCCTACAACAAAAGCTTCTGTAGGGCATGACGAGGATATATCAAAAGAGCAGATACTTGCCCGGGGCATAGTATCTCCGGAAGATTACGAAAAATTGGAAGCTTACACCCAGGCTTTGTATGCTCGCGGTACCGAAATAGCTGCTGAGCAAGGTTTGATCCTGGTAGATACCAAGTACGAGTTTGGCAAGGCTGATGGGGTAATTTACCTGATTGACGAAATACACACCCCTGACTCTTCCCGCTATTTTTATAGCGAAGGTTACGAGGAGCGTCAGAAAAATAATGAGCCGCAAAAACAGCTTTCAAAAGAATTTGTTAGAAAGTGGCTTATCGAGAACGGATTTCAAGGTAAAGACGGACAGACAGTGCCAGAAATGACTGAAGAAAAAATCCGGTCGATATCTGATCGTTACATCGAGCTTTATGAAAAGATAACAGGAGAGCCTTTTGTACGTTCAGCAAGCGATGATATTTTAAAAAGGGTAGAGGCGAACGTAAAACAAGCGCTGACTGCCTTATAA
- the rpe gene encoding ribulose-phosphate 3-epimerase, whose translation MKPLVAPSILAADFANMQRDIEMLNNSEADWIHVDVMDGVFVPNISFGFPVISAVKKYATKPLDVHLMIVDPDRYLKAFKDAGADGIMVHYEACTHLHRTIQVIKDLGCRAGVALNPHTNVRLLEDVIADVEQVCIMSVNPGFGGQKFISNTYKKIRELRTLAELHNPNLFIEIDGGVDVSNASKLIEAGANVLVAGSSVFSADNQLAAISALKNAQPLKHA comes from the coding sequence ATGAAGCCTTTAGTTGCCCCCTCTATTCTCGCGGCGGATTTTGCCAATATGCAGCGCGATATCGAAATGCTTAATAACAGTGAAGCGGATTGGATACATGTTGATGTAATGGACGGCGTTTTCGTTCCGAACATCTCCTTCGGTTTTCCGGTGATCAGCGCGGTTAAAAAATACGCTACTAAACCACTGGACGTACACCTGATGATCGTTGACCCTGACCGTTACCTAAAGGCTTTTAAAGATGCCGGCGCAGATGGTATAATGGTACATTATGAAGCGTGTACCCATTTACACCGCACCATACAGGTTATCAAAGATTTAGGTTGCCGCGCGGGCGTTGCTTTAAATCCGCATACTAACGTGCGCTTGCTTGAGGATGTTATTGCCGATGTTGAACAGGTATGTATCATGTCGGTGAACCCGGGCTTCGGCGGACAGAAATTCATATCCAATACCTATAAAAAAATCAGGGAACTACGCACCCTTGCTGAATTGCATAACCCCAATCTGTTTATTGAAATTGATGGTGGGGTAGATGTAAGCAACGCATCAAAACTTATTGAAGCCGGGGCTAACGTACTGGTAGCCGGCAGTTCAGTATTCTCTGCTGATAATCAGTTAGCAGCCATCTCCGCGTTAAAAAATGCCCAGCCTTTAAAACACGCCTGA